The Molothrus ater isolate BHLD 08-10-18 breed brown headed cowbird chromosome 17, BPBGC_Mater_1.1, whole genome shotgun sequence DNA segment CAGAGGGGCTGAGTGAGTGTTGGCTGCACTCGGTGACGGCTGTGCTCTCACTGCCTGTCCCACCTCTGCCCAGTTACACACGGTGCGAGTGACCCGGCCCCGGGTGCTCCGGCCCCGCAtcccgcggggctgcggcggaGCGGGACAGCGGCTGCCGGCCCGGGGGAGCGGCGGCCCCTTCCCAGGCTCTATTTTAAGCAGACATTTACTTTCCCAGCCTCTTCTCCGCCTGGATCCCTGCCCGGGGCGGGGGACGGCGGGGGGGGTGGGATGTGTCTCTCCCCTCCTTCATAAAAGGGCCCCGAGGCGGGGGCCGGGCTCCAGGGGGGTTATttttgggagcagctcctgggatcCGATGGCCTTGTTAGGGCAGCGCTGACCTTTCTCCCGGCGGGGGAGGAGAgcgggacgggacggggcgggcggcggcggccgggcgggGGAGAGCGGCGAGCTCGGgacccccatccctgcccctgccgCGGGGCTCGGgacccccatccctgcccctgccgCGGGGCTCGGgacccccatccctgcccctgccgCGGGGCGGCTCCCCGGGCGGCCCATGCCCGTGCCCGCGGGGCAGGTAGCGGCGCGGAGCggctgcccctacggggggGCTGGAGCTCGGCCCgcccttctcccctccctctcGTCCAATTTCTCTCTCCTCCCGTGCCCCAGCCCCTCGGCCGGGCCAGGCGAGGCAGGAGCGGCCGCTCTCGGCGCCCAGCCCGTTCCCTCCGGGGATGCAGGAGCCCCGGAGCGCTGCCCCTGGGAACGCTGCCCGGCTGAGGGGCACCGGAGGGCACCATGAGCGGCGGCAGGTTTGATTTCGATGATGGAGGCGCCTATTGcgggggctgggaggggggcAAAGCCCACGGGCACGGCATCTGCACCGGCCCCAAGGGCCAGGGCGAGTACTCGGGCTCCTGGAACTACGGCTTCGAGGTGGTGGGCATATACACGTGGCCCAGCGGCAACACCTACGAAGGCTACTGGTCCCAAGGCAAGAGGCACGGGCTGGGAATCGAGACCAAAGGACGGTGGGTTTACAGAGGAGAGTGGACCCATGGCTTTAAGGGACGGTACGGCGCCAGGCAGAGCATGAGCAGCGGAGCCAAGTACGAGGGTACATGGAACAATGGCCTGCAGGATGGCTACGGCACCGAGACCTACGCTGACGGAGGTAAGGGTGGCTCCAGAGGAATGGGAGGGGGATGAACAGTGTCACACCCAGCCCGTGACAACAGAGGTTGCATCTTGGCTGATGAAGGGCTCACCTGGTCCTGTTCCCACTAGACAGACACAGTGTCCTACAATGAGCCATTGGGGCGCTTCAGTCAAGAAGGGGAGCTTGGGCTGCAGCCATCTCATCCATGTGTGCGTGCCCCAATTTTCCCAGTTGGGCACAGAATGCGCAGCTCACTCTCAGTGGACatgagagaggagcagcaggagcactgccCCAAGCTGCCCTTAAGTGTCTGTTTAGGCAGTTAGCACCTACCAACTTGATTGTGTGTAGTCTTTGACTCCTGGTTCCACAGGGACTGGTTATTGCAGCTTCTGGCTGAACCAACCCAGAAATCCCCAGCTGGTGCAGCATGGCAGCGAGTTGTGAATGTTCTCCTGTCGGATATGAGccacccacagcatcccagcacGCCTTCCCTATGCATCAACACTGCCTGCATGCCTCTGACGGGCTGCCTGCACATCTGCTTTGCCAAAGAGTTTTGATTGAGTCTGTCTAAGCTGTTTAGAATATGTAGCCACACAtattccccaaaatccctttgGTTATTTGGGAGGTTTCAACCTCCGCTACTATACAGCTACACTATGTAGTCAGATATTTGTTGTGCTCTGTTAAATGCTCAGTCTAATTGTGTTCTTGCATTAGTGGCAATTCTGGGGTTAGAAACATTGCAAGAATTTCTGTGCAAGTAATTTAGTAGCTCTTCAGCACTGTAATGTTCCGGGCTGCCACATTTAGGATAGCTAAATAGAGAGGGTGATTTGAAAGAAATACCCTTCAAAATATGGATCAAAATTGCATCTATATTTATCTAGGACAGGCATTGGAGTTTGTttataaagcaaaattaatataaatCCTCAGAATGAGAAGCTTCACATTTatagatattagaaaaatggACTAATTCAAGACTGGCTTTCAGAGCTatgtttttcataaatatttctcCATGAGTTGTGTGGGTTTGTGGCTAACTTTAAGATTGAGAATACAGTCTTGAAATTGACCCATTTTCCTTGTGCCCTTGGATGTTGTAGGTACAGACACGAACTGACACATCCCTCAAGCTCCttaaattttttcccccatctgtATTGTGGCCATGGAATGGTTTAATGGGTGCAGGTTGTGTGCACAGAACCTTCACATGAGGCCATAAGAGGAGTAGGTGACATGGGAGGTGTGCTCTGATGAGTAAAGAGCAGCAATCAGGTaactgtcagcagcagctgccattgGGAATTTCATTCTGGAGATGTCAAGGTCTCCTGTGAATTTGCACAGTTGCTTCCTAAAATGCAAATCCTTGTAAGGGTGAAGGGCTACTGGAATTCCAGTTAATGTTCTGGGGGAGAATTTTGAGTGGTAAGACTTGACATAGGGGTTTGATTAGATATGGGACAGAAGAGTGGGAGAGATGAGCCAGTGCTGTCTCCTGCAGGGATATAGGATATCCTGCTTCTGTCAGCACAGTGCTCCCCGGGGTGTTGTCCCTCACCCAAGAACGTGCCAGCTGCTTGATCCCTGGTGCCACTGGAGGCTGGCAGTTCAGCCCTGATCCGTGGAGATGTGCCCTGCCAAGGCACTGAGCTCAGCCCCATGAGGGGTGTGCTGGGGTGCCCAGTGGCTGCTCCATGTGCTGGGTCATCACACCCTGGCTGATCTGAGCTGTTCATTCAACAAGAGCTTCTCTGATGGCACAGCAACATGGAGAAATCTGCAGTCAAAGCCAGGGATCACCATCCAGCATCACATCTGAAGGACAGGAGTGGAATGGTCCCACTGACCTGCAAGACCTTTTCCTGATTTGTCTCCTCACCTGCACACAGCAACCACCTGCAAGATCCAGATGTGGCCAGACTGCTAATGGGACCTGTTAATGTTTGAATTTGAGGTTGCCAAGATAAACATCTGGAAAGGCTTTGGATATCTGCTGTCCCTGGAGTAGGGGACACGATTCCCAAGCCCCTTGGAAGCCAGCCACATAAGGAAAAGGGCTCTGGGAATGTGCAGCCCTTGCCAGGTCATCAGAAACTTTGGGTCATGGTTGGACTGTCTGCAGATTTCAGGGAAATGTAGCTGATTctgatgttttaaaatagaacCTTAactttttatatatacatacatatatagacatacataaaaatttacatttcaaaaaCACTTAAGATATAGGGCTGTCTGTGTCTGAATCTTGTGTCTGgccaagattaaaaaaaaaagcccaaatctgGAGTGAAACTTTCTGAAATCCCATGTAGATTTTTGATGTCTAATAAGAACCAGGGTCATGGCACAGTTTAGCCCAGGCACTGTGTGAGTTATTTGCTTTTCTCCCCACTACCAAAAGCCCATTTTTGTGGGAGCTATGGGAGACTGATAGCTTTAAAGAGATTGAAATCAGCCAGGGGTTCAGAGCTcctggtgtggctgtgcagatGCAGTGACATTCTGATACATCTCTTTGTGTATCCAAGCTGGATAtactctgtgtgctgctgtcaccagggcagagctcagagccctttaGAGGGGCAGAATGCTCTGGCTGAAGCAGTGAGTGGGGCTGTGGAAGGCACAGCATAAAGGAACTCATTGTTCTGCAACATAAGCTATGAGTAAACATGTAGTTATTTGGCTTTGCCCAGTGAGTTTTGTCCATGCTGTGAGGAAGACCTCATTTTTTGGATGCTTTTGTGCATTTGACTGTGAGTCAAAACCCTGAGTCAAGTCTTACTGCAGAAAAACTGCTCACTGAATCATGCTGCATACCCATGGTCCAACCCAAAGCCTGTCTTTGCTGTACAAATAACTGCTTATAtgtttggagaggaaaaaacatcaCTTGCAATCAGTGCAGCCTAAAACCAACTTATTTCTGATACTGCAATTGGTTCTCTAGGGTGCTAAGGAAAACAGTGGTGTCAATTAACCATGAGGGAACAATTAGACCAGTCAGTGATTGCAAGACcacagaagaggagaaaagaaatgcagcagtgcATTACTGGGGAGATGAAATGAGTGATAGGCAGCAGCACAACTCTTCCCTGTGGCAGGGCAAGTGCAGTGGAAAGGGGCCTGGACCAGGACAGAAGGAGCATCCATGGGATtgtggctgggaaaggaggaaaggggcCTGGGAGAGCCACCATGGTGCTGGCTTTTGTCTGCTGCCTCTGTAGCaaagctcctgcctggctgagtGTGACCCGTGAATTAATATAAtcatattaattaattaatataggaattatatattaattatataatatttattgttattaatcaatttatatatatgtatatatatatgaatttttTACCCCTCTATgtggttttctttgcttttcttttccagcacaACCCATCAGACACAACTGCTGGCACCAAAAGGCAGCACTCTGTTTTTGCTGGCCTGTCCTGCACATGGTGCTGTGCATCATTTAAATGTCCCTGGCCACTGACACTGAGTTCCACCCTGCCTGTCATCGCAGTATCTGGGTGACAGCAGGGGACTGTAGGGCAGGGAAGCGATTTGAGCTGTTTGCATTATTTACATGGTTGTTTGTATTATTTACATTCATCACTAATTATATGGGAGCCTTGAGacaggctgggaaggggaagTGTGTCACTGCTGGTGATGGGATgttgctgctgggctggagggcactgggagctgaaGCTTTTGCATTGGATGCAGTGTGCACTGTCCCTGTGCACtgtcccatcctgctgctggggtgaagcaggggctgctcccaccccttGGCAGTGTTTGGGGGTGAAGGCTGCGGGGATGTAATTTCTATTGATCCCAGAATTTAATCCTTCCCAACCTATGAAGTTACCCAGGCAGCATCACCTGCTtttggctggggctgtgcagaggtgATGAATTGTATTCCTGGGGGTTGCAGAGGAGCCAGTGGTTTTTGTATCAGgacaaataaaaatgcagccAACAAAGCATGTTTGGGGCTCTGTCCCCCACTAATCCTACCCTGATTAGATGAGGTGTCTGTCCCACTGCCCTGATGAATCACTAGGGCTGGGAGGCAGGGAAGTGAGCTCCTTTATCCTAAACAGAGATTTATTTGTTCCACATCCattgctttttaattatttttacagaacCTCAGACGTGCATGAGCCCATGGCAGGCTGgctgacagctctgtgtgctgccccCTTGCCTGGGCAGTGTTGGATTTGGGGTGTGGTGGTGGCCTGGGGaggtgcagccctgctgcaggggcatTTTGCAGAGCCCCGTGTTCAGCGAGGTGCCTGCACTGGGCCGTGTTGGCGCGGCAGGGcttggctgtgctcacaccctgCGTGCCCTGACGCACGGCCCGGCGCTCCAGCCGCTCCCTACGGCCTCTGGctcctctccagggctgctttatggccctgccctggcacagagcctcagctgggcagggaatggcagcatgacagggacatggcagtgCCTGCTCGCCCCTGCCTTGGCTGGGCAGCGCTGTGTCAGTGCCCTGCGTTCATCCGGGCAGGGTTGGCAGCTCTGGTCACAGGGGCAGTGTTGGTGCTGTACAGGCTGAAatcagggagcagagagcagcctgcagagctgaacCCTGCACTGAGGGTGGcactccatccctgctccctggagaCCCATTGTGCCGTGTGGCTTTCCCACCCAGCTGGCTCTGGTGCTGTtgagggggacagagggggatttgctggagggcagcagctgctctgaccTGACCCCTGAGGAGTGAGTGAACCCCCTTAACCTGCAAGATTTTCCAGAGTTCCTTTTCCAGGGAATTAACATGGAGGCATTACCAGCTGCAGCCTGATACGTGTGAAGTTGTTCCCATCCTAGGAGAAGGTCTCCAATGTCACCCTGATCGTGTGTCAGCCCTGCTTGCTGGCTGGGCCGCTGGGGTGGAGCACTGACCTCACCAGGGAGGGACATGGGGGCACTGTGGGGTCTCTATAACTTCAGCTTGCACTAGGAAGACTCACCACCATTTTATggagggggatttgggagcaTGGTGAGGAACATGCCCAGATGCCTGGGATCTTCAGTGATGGTCCTTGACTCCTGACTCATGCCCAAACCCACGCTTATTTTTCCCTAGAAGAGCTTCAAACTCATccaagaaaatagaaaatggcCCCTTGCTCTGGCAGATGGCTCCCCGTGGCTGGTTGCAGCCTGCAAATGCCATGTACTACCTGAACCCCTACATTTTTGTAGGGGAGACCAACTGTTTACAGGAACCCCATAATCCCCCGTGTcacagggtgggcaggggctggctgggggcagctcacccagggcagcagctgctgctcacttGGGCACTTCTTGTCTTTCCTGGCCCTCAGCACTGTAAGTTAACACTCCACAGGCAGGTCCAAAGAGGATTTCAACGAAACCTGAAGCTTGGGAGGAGAGATTATGCTGCAGAAGTGGCCTGGGAGACTGTAAAATATGCACTCCCACGATCGCCAAAGAAGGAACTGGATTTGCTCCTTGGGGAGCAGGGTCATCCCTGGGCTCAGTAATAGTGTCTGAGGGGGGAGATTAATGCCTGGAAGATGGGTCACCCCCTTCCatctcagcccagccctgcctgagcctCCCCAGGACTGTGGGAGTGCCTGCTCTCCCAAAATCATGTGTGTTCTGGTGAGTCACTGCTTTTTGCAAACCAGGTTTAGGATAGATGGCTGTGAAAAtacccccagcacagctgaccCTTCGCTGACATGAAGCAGCACCTGGGAGAGTAGAGTAGCCTTTCCAAAGGCGTTTGTGCTGCCCCATCACCCCATGCCTGTGccccaggctgagggagctgctggcagcctctGTTCCACAGGGTGCTGCTCTAGGGTGGCCCATTCCAGGTCCTGTAATGCGAGGAGCAGAGTGGAATGTTGCCTTTGTTTTGGGTGGTTTGTTGGTTTCTGAGGCAACAGCATCTATAGACTGATGAGAGCCAGTTTGGGAAGAtggctcatcccatcccatcccatcccatcccatcccaccccaatCCACTGGGCTCAGGGGTGCTCTGaccttccctgtgctggcatGGTGGGTGCTGCGGGTGAAGGCTGCCCCACCagccccctgcccttcccaggagTTCTTTTTGTGGGGCCTCTGATGCAGCTAATTTAAGTCTCTTGACATCCTAGTGAGAAAAGTCAGAGTGGGGGTCTCCACTCTGCTGGAACCTGCAAATGTGCTCACCTTTGGGATCAGGGCATCTGGAAAGGAGCAGTGTCCCAGTCCTTCAAGGACCACCTTGGGTCCTGTACCCAAGGTGCAGCCCTGGCCATGGTGAACACAATCCTTCCAGTGTCTCCCATCATATGACACCATCTGCCCACTCGAGCTGGGTCTGAAGGAATGGGGTGGGGTGGTGCTTTCTGGGGTAGAGCTGAAGGAACCCTacacagagctgcctctctcctccctttttTGCCCATCTCTTGCTTTGTGCAGTGTGGCACAAGCCTTGATCTTGGGAACTCAGAGAAGCCATAAGTCAGCACCAAGGAGATGTGGCTTCAGGCACCAGGGCAGTCAGTGGACATGTGGGATCCTGACTCAGGGGTCTAGAGGTGGTCCTGGCAGCCTGCAAGGGACAGCCTGCAGAACAGGCTGAAAGGGACTGTCACCAAGCCAAGGgcagatgtgccagtgcagctCACATGcccactggggctgctgccaccctctgcacagcccaaaCTCCACCCCTGggggctgcctcctgctcccttctctGGATGACAATCCAGATCCCATACAGTAAGTGGATCTGCAAAGTCCCTGTACAACCAGCTGCCacctgccagcagagcctctTGCGCTGCtgtcctctgctccctgggcactGATGCTTTGCATGCGAGTGAGCTTCAGCGGAGCcgggctcagcacagccccacatcTCATCTCCcttggctgtgccaggcccGAGGCGCTTTCTCACGCTGTCTTGTCTCCCTCAGGCACGTACCAGGGCCAGTTCACCAACGGCATGCGGCACGGCTACGGCGTGCGCCAGAGCGTGCCCTACGGCATGGCCTCCGTGGTGCGCTCGCCGCTGCGCACCTCGCTGTCCTCCCTGCGCAGCGAGCACAGCAACGgcaccctgccccagcaggactCGCCCGCCGCCAACGCCGAGAGCCTGCCCCTCTCGCCCACCATCACCCGCGGCGGCTTCGCCCTCAGCCTCTACGCGGACGCCGAGGCCGCCAAGGCCAAGAAAGGCGGGCTCTTCCGCAGGGGCTCCTTGCTGGGCAAGCTGAAGAAGTCCGAGTCCAAGTCATCCCTGGCCAGCCAGAAGAGCCGCGTCAGCTTCCTCAAGAGCGAGAGCGGCATCAGCTCGGCCGCCAGCGATGCCACCTCCACCGTCAGCCTGGGCGAGGGCGCCGAGGGCGAGGAGTACACCCCCTTTGAGTCCGACATCGACGCCACCACCACGGAGACCTACATGGGCGAGTGGAAGAACGACAAACGCGCCGGCTTCGGCGTCAGCGAGCGCTCCAGCGGGCTCAAGTACGAGGGCGAGTGGCTGGACAACCTGCGGCACGGCTACGGCTGCACCACGCTGCCTGATGGCAAGAAGGAGGAGGGCAAGTACCGCCACAATGTCCTGGTCAAGGGCATGAAGAAGCGGGTGATACCCCTCAAGAGCACCAAGATCCGGCAGAAGGTGGACAGGAGTGTGGAGGGggctcagagagctgcagccattGCCCGGCAGAAGTCGGAGATTGCGGCATCCAGGTGGGTGCTTGGAGCTCCAGCACGCAGGTTCCTGTGGGGATGGTCCCATCCCATGTGTTCGGGAGTTGTTCTTTTTCTCatcccctctcctgtccccctccagccctggtgcAGAGGGGAGGTGCTGGACAGCAGGGATTGTTACCAGCACTGGCACTCAGCAGGGTGGGGAGCATCCAGGCTGCTCTTTGATGCTGCTGTCAGAACCACTGGGCATTGATGGGGCAGCCTGAGAAACAGAGGGTTTGATGGTGACAAATGCAACAGGCTCATGAGCAGCCAGACAaactggggctgcagcagaacacagcttggccctggaGCCCCCAGTGTGGTGGCTCTGGGGGAAGTTTGTGGGATGCATGAAGGTTGTCAGTTTTAGCAGCTGAGTGTAATTGCTCCatggaagagagaggaaataaGAGTGGCTTCAGGGTCTGCCTGGAAAGGGCACGGGaaattctcctcctccagctcacaTCCCTGCCTGTGTCCGAGCTGTGTTGGCAGCACACTCCTTCTGCAGCATTCCTGCCAGTCTCAGAGCTGACCTGGCAGAGAACAGAGATCTGGGAGCCTTtgctcctttcctcttccttggGAAATGTGGTTGTAACAGTGCTTGAGGTTTCACCTGACCTCACCATGAAAACCTCAGCCTGCACAGGctttgctcagctgctgggcagtggcTGTGACTCCATGGCCGTCCTGTCTCACTCCTTTTAATTCCTGTTTAATTATCAGTTACTTCATTATCAACCAGAGGAGGGAAATAAGCAAGGTGGACACCTATTCCCAAACCCCATTCCACTCCTTGGAGAAACCCCTACTTTACTCTCCTGGCAGACATTTCTTCTCCAAACTTTTGCGGGAGCAcaattgattatttttttaaatcaaaaccCAGTTGCTTCAGGGACTGGTGGAGAAAACCCAGCAGGATTGCAAGTGAAGCTCCATGCAGGCCAGGATAAAAATAACAGGCTGGGGTGGTGTGAGGCCCTGGATCCTtctggcagggcaggctcagcccaACACCAGCTTTGCTGTGCCTGGGAAAAGCGTGTGGCTGTGGTGTGAATaaggaggctggagctgcaaaCACTGCTCCCCAAGAGCTTGGCTGGTTTACACAAACCTCTTTTTATTATACACTATTTACACTTTGGATCAAAAGCGGCTCTGCAGTGTTTTCAATCAGGGGCTGGAATGCGCCCGCTGCCCTGGCCAGGGACTGCatccctccccagtgcagcCAGGGAATAATTTCCTATTAAGGAAACCTTGGAGCTGGAGGAAATAAGACATGGAAGGAAGCTGGTTTCCTCCAGGGAGCCCTCAGTCAGCAGACCCTGCAGTAgtgtggctgctgggcagcGAAGGGATTGTTGTGCTGGCTGGCAGTGTGGAACCCCAGTCCtgttgctgcagcacagcttccagCTGAGGAGAGGGGAGTTCAGCCTGCCTGTCCTGTAAACTGTAACTCAGCATTGCCATCCGTGTTTATTCCTGGTGTATCttgctcagggcagagcagctctctctACCTGTAAATCCaactgctgctctcctcccttctcctttcacCGAAGATTTGGGGTAGAGAGTAAATCTACAtcatttttcctggagaaaatcCTTAGTTtaaaccccagctctgccacgACTTTTGCTTTGGCCTTGAACCTTGCCTCAATTTCCACACCCAGGGCAGAATAATTGCAGACAGATTGTGAAAATGGATTATTACAGTTTATAGAAGGTCTGCACTATCATTAGCATTGCCTGGGCTCATAACTGTGAGGTGGAGCTTTCTAGATGGAGCATTTGCATTTCTCCTCAGATGGCAGTGTGTCCCTTACCCAAAAAAATGCCTTTGAGGCTACACCCATCCTTTCCTGGGGAAGAtatgacattttatttattactaGACACTAATTATCAGGACACAGCAGGTGGGCTGTGTGAATTCCCAGCTACCTCTGCACACCTGTGCTGTTGTACATGGATGTTTGAGTTTCATTTGCTTGTGGGAAAGCACTCGGGGAAGCCCCTTGCAGAACTAAACTGCTGTAGCATCCAGCCTCCTGCTGTCTAGGGGTGAAATGCCAGGGGAAGGTCAGATTTCTCCCTTTTGCACCATAAAAGGCTCTTTAGGGATAGAAATTCTGAGGAAAACAAGCCCAAGCACTGGAAGCTGCCCGGGCCAGTTGCACCGCAGGAATCCTAGGCAcgtgctgagccctggggtgcatggctgggggctggcagcagcactgaggggtgccctgcctggagctttGGGCAGGGGAGCAGTGACAGCCAGGGACAATGGTCAGTGCAGTCAACAAAGCTCCCCTGCTCCAAGGGTGCTCTGCAGGCACCAGGCTGCTtcacagctcctgtcccagtGAAACAGGAGTGTTCCAGCCAGGGCCATGGGCAGTGCCAGCTACTGCCTGTCCTacagcctctgctgccctctcagtgctcccctggcctcctcagctgcctcctgAATCCTCCTGAGCTGGCAATCCAGCTGCTTTCCCAGTTGTGCAAGAAGCTGAGGACATCATCTCACTGTCAGCTGAGAGAATAGctctgtttttcattatttcagtggAAATCATTTGGCATGATTTCCATCAGAGAGCAGCCCATCCAGGTCAGCCAGCTTCACCCCATGCACAGCCCATTGGTGCTGCTCAGATGTTGGGTATAAACCCTGGGCAtgttcctcagcagctctggggatcAGCTGGAGGGATGGAGTTGATGGAAGCTGGAGTGTGAATTCTCACTCAGGAGAAAAGTCATCTTGGAGTGCAGCCTCTGTGGCAGCTGGCAGGCAAGGCTTTACTCCTGCCCAGGGGTAGCCAGGGATGGATGTGGGGTTAACACACCTAACACACACCATGAGGGTTCATTAGCCCTGCCCTGtactgctggtgctgcaggattTGTCCTGTGTCATCCCAAGGGActcctgtcagagctggggcctggctgttcctgcagtACCAGGTGAGGGCACCTGCTGTGTCAcacccttccctttcccccactCCATCCTGACTGGGaactcctttaaaaataatttggggtggatgggaagcacagggagagcctggGATCACAGCTGGGGCTTCACATCCCAGGAGATGAAGTAGACAAACTGGCTGGAGGACTgtgaggaggggacagctgcCACCAGGCCATGAGTGAGCTGGTTCAAAGCTGTGCTGAGGTGTGAaacagctgccctgcagctttCTGGGCACATGGGCTGGTACAGAATAGGGTGCTCTGCACCCTGGGTACTTGATGCTCCTTGTGCCTGGGGAGCAATGTGTGTTTGCCTGTCAAGTGGGGAGGATGGTCCACAGATTACAGGGAAAAGAAGAATGGAAATAGTTGGCTttcatctcttcagaacagattaaaataaaattaaataaaatgaagtaaGAGGAAGGGCAGGACTGTCTGCAGGGGAAACCTTTGATTTTTTGAAACCTTTGTGCTCAGTAGCTGGGCAGCTTTTACAGgggttttccttctctctgggGCTTTTTAAGGACAAAATGAGTGTAAATACTGCAAATCCCACCTCTGTCCCATTGCAGCAGTATCTGACATGGTCTGCTTCTGCACATGCTTGTGCTTCCCAGTGACTTGGACCAAAATCAATGGAGGGACTTGGCCATGTGTCCTGCAAGGCACAGGTCTGGCCAAGCTCTGAGATCCTTTGAAGAGTGCATGTCCTGGCAGGAACACCTCAGATACATCTGCTGGATGTCATGGGATAGTAGGAAAGCAAGATATTCGAGGCTGCAATGGCTGCTGTGCTTCACCAGTTTGTACTCATGTGCTGGCCCTGTAGCCCCTGTGTGGTTTATACCTGGAGAGTACAACTACGAGTGAATacattttggatttatttttgttttaatgtaatatcAGTAGATATCTGTAGGAATTTCTGTATTCTGTTCTGAAGTGTGGGGCATCAATTCCTGATTCAGTGGGGTTTGCTCATTAGGGTGGGCCTGGACTGTGTGGAAGCACAACTTTACATTGATGTGGCTTCCCTGCCAGCACATGGGCATTGCTCAGTGTGAGCTGTTGCCTGGTTTTGACGCCTAAGTTGGTTTTCTATCCATGCC contains these protein-coding regions:
- the JPH2 gene encoding junctophilin-2 — protein: MSGGRFDFDDGGAYCGGWEGGKAHGHGICTGPKGQGEYSGSWNYGFEVVGIYTWPSGNTYEGYWSQGKRHGLGIETKGRWVYRGEWTHGFKGRYGARQSMSSGAKYEGTWNNGLQDGYGTETYADGGTYQGQFTNGMRHGYGVRQSVPYGMASVVRSPLRTSLSSLRSEHSNGTLPQQDSPAANAESLPLSPTITRGGFALSLYADAEAAKAKKGGLFRRGSLLGKLKKSESKSSLASQKSRVSFLKSESGISSAASDATSTVSLGEGAEGEEYTPFESDIDATTTETYMGEWKNDKRAGFGVSERSSGLKYEGEWLDNLRHGYGCTTLPDGKKEEGKYRHNVLVKGMKKRVIPLKSTKIRQKVDRSVEGAQRAAAIARQKSEIAASRTAHAKAKAEGSEQAAQAANNESGIARMMARELSPDFYQPGPEYQKRKLLQEIIENAEHAVNMEEEAPRPEAAPPPPTPPESPQLHEQEEPRPRTSPAPSPAATPPEAKRAKAAPRQDGALRPGSWAEAGGRVGDGSPAPSEGEGRPASRGRGRGAEQMEIGPLQRMAREPDVELFKGYHSYAVRTSPVTPATDYEEEQFPENEPPSPEPRGEPQRRGGTPGPPQGREEKPSAATEAKPEPPRPKEPQQRPSPERRALGRAEPAADRKTEARTPGRTEPKAGAKRGPAQAAAVVAAQKAEECEEGPNTIVICMVILLNIGLAILFVHFLT